The Prunus dulcis chromosome 3, ALMONDv2, whole genome shotgun sequence genome segment AGGGTTTGTCTCTTCTTTGTGTTGCTCTTTGCAGCTTTCTCTACCTTCATCGCCATTAGCTATTGGAGGTGGCTAGAGATGGTGTGCTTGTGGttactttctttcttcctaGCGAATTGGTGTGTTCTCTGTTGGATGCTCTCACTATCCTATGGCTGTGCAAAGGACTATGATCGCAAAGCAATATTCTTTTGACAGTTGGGTTGTGTTGTAGTATTCTCGTCGGGGGTCTATATGTTAGTTTgctgatttattttatcttgCTTTAGCACTGCTCCTATGTGACTAATTCAAACTCTTTTGTTAGTTTATGACATGTGTGGCACTTTTTCCTATCCTGGGGTTTGTCCCTCAGGAAGGTCCTATGTACACTACCTCcgttatataaatgaaatcccttcctataaaaaaaataaaaaaataaaaaataaaaaataaaaaaaggtataATTTTGCAAATTCTCATTGAGATTGGATTGGTCAAAATCAGGTGTGAAGTCAGtcccaaaaattgaaattttttgtgtcATTTTACAGTGTCAAACCCTCCAACTTCGCACCttgatttttggttttgtgttACTCTTTTTGCAAATTGTTTGTTGGATTCTTGGATGAAAATGAActcaagaaaaaaagtttACCACTGAGGGCTATTTAGCAGGAATTTGAAGTTTAGGCTACTTTGGGAAATAAAATAgcttctttttgtgtttttatcaATGGGTgagaaaattgattttgaagcATCTTCCAAcatttagaagaaaaatattatcaaaCTAATAACTAGTTTGTTAAAACAATCTcacaaagggaaaaaaaacaggaaACATTATATATTGtctcacaaaaggaaattCAAAGTAAGTGTGATAGAAAAGTGtctcttttttgttgtcaaataCACTGataaagcaaaataaaagaaatttaacaaaaaactTCGACCATGcatgataaaatataaaataaaataaaccccTTGCATGCGTGATTGAGTTGATGACACAAGACATTTTGTCACAAATATTAAAGATCATGATTTAttttgggaaagaaaaaaaaatttggggaaTGAAGGTGagttacattaaatttttttttaaaatttttctttctggtcTGAGTGCTAGAGTcgtaaaaaattatattaaaaaagcaataaattatattaaattaagaaaattacaaaaccgACCCGGTCCGGCTCAATATTCCAGCCCATCCTACAGCGCAAAAGAAATAGACTAAATAAACGGTCTACTTTCCCCTTGAAGCAGCACAAAcgaaaaacaagaatgaagccgaagaagaacaaagagaTGGCCGTTAAAGCTTCCTCAAGATCAATATCTGCTACAGAGGCACTGGTTGTCCATCTGATTTGTGGCTTAGGATTAGCTGTAGCTTTTTGGGTGGCCCACAATGTCCACTCCATCAACCTCACCACCCATCCTTCTCATACCCTTCGTCTGATCTGCGTACCTTCTTTTCTACCCTTGACTTCTCTATTTTTTCATCTCCAAATTTCGAATTTCCTTTTAATCTTTTctaattgttttattatttttcatttgggTTTTTCGCTTTGAAGGTTTTTGAGTGCCCAATTGTGATTCTTCTTTACAGCCGGTATAGGAAGGACCGTGAACGATGCTCCGTAAGTTCTTATGCCTTTCATATTCCTGTTTGGTAGCTGAGAAACGCATGGAAAATGCaggaaaatttttaaaaaattggttttttcaGCAACCCAACAACAAATCTTCTATgagtttatttctttctttgtgaCTTCTAATTCATTGTAGTTTCTCTGATAGTCTTTAATGTGATGTTTACAGTATTTGAAAGCTGTAGGACGTGGCCTACTGGGACTTCCTGCTGGTTAGTCCACAGTTCAAATTTATCTTCTGCTCTATCGTATATAGTTTTGAATTGCAAGTTTAGTGAGATCGTGTCAATGTTTTAAAAGCATTCGTATAATACATATCCTAAGCTATGCTATATTCGGTTTTAAAGGAAATGTAAGTCATCTCTGGAGTTTTCATTATAGTATGTGGAGGTGACAACTCTGCTCTAAGTTATTATCTTATGATGTATGGAAAGTTCGTGTGGATATATTTTccatttgttgttttttggtGCACTGATTTTTTGTTTCGTaatgaatttttaatataacGGTATAAAATGTTCGTAATTTTAAGCATTTTGTAATACTactaattaagaaaatatcaCAACTTATTATGTCTTACACTCTGTAGG includes the following:
- the LOC117622218 gene encoding uncharacterized protein LOC117622218 isoform X3, whose amino-acid sequence is MKPKKNKEMAVKASSRSISATEALVVHLICGLGLAVAFWVAHNVHSINLTTHPSHTLRLICVFECPIVILLYSRYRKDRERCSYLKAVGRGLLGLPADCACSFCFWFIMDGLATHICIAIDPVDYMICIPAHGVIIGAWFGAFPMPLDWERPWQEWPICVSYGAIAGYLVAMVASFGFILVRQHVKGD